One Cucurbita pepo subsp. pepo cultivar mu-cu-16 chromosome LG11, ASM280686v2, whole genome shotgun sequence DNA window includes the following coding sequences:
- the LOC111805862 gene encoding U-box domain-containing protein 34-like, whose translation MKSKLKKKGKIEPNGGVSKAMTSVAVAINGVRGGKGGGGSRRAVRWAVENLLPTADRFILVHVMPKITSIPTPMGDLVAVSELDADVVALYVHDVKQKYEQIFVPFKKMCRREKFLLLVETLILEDDNPATALVRYASESGIKHLVLGSCFRTCIARRLKGDSVPSAIMRAASRCFDIYVIYRRRVITRTATTAPSSETDSRQWMLGDTDYYRGSSTVSERSFGTLSSSSMSNVHRRGDSLEVNSTEQLNSLSTLTEEEDMQAEVESLQLELESTVSLYKQACEELVHAQKKVQSLTSECLEESRKVNAALEREQALRKVAAEEKAKHLEAIKELEEAKDSLAKEAYERQLAELNALKESLEKKKIVDTLLTNDRRYRRYTTAEIEAATNFFDEVNVIGEGGYGKVYVCSLDHTPVAIKVFRHDIFENKDEFLKEVEILSQIRHPHVVLLLGACPERGCLIYEYMENGSLDDHILLRNGKPPLPWSIRFRIVFQVASGLAFLHNSKPEPIIHRDLKPGNILLDRNFVSKISDVGMAKIIGDIVPDNVTEYRNTILAGTLHYMDPEYQRTGTLRPKSDTYALGVTILQLLTGRQPHGLLLAVENSIASTSLADILDKSITDWPVAEAEELAGLALKCLKLRCRDRPDLETEVLPVLKRLVDFADTFQKGAANPPSHYFCPILQEVMEDPYIAADGFTYEFEAIKAWLEKYDVSPVTKLKLQHSMFIPNYTLRSAIQEWRSRLTFSSS comes from the exons atgaaaagtaaactcaaaaagaaaggaaaaatagaaCCAAATGGTGGTGTTTCCAAGGCAATGACATCAGTGGCGGTTGCCATTAACGGAGTTCGCGGCGGCAAAGGCGGTGGCGGAAGCCGCCGCGCCGTCAGATGGGCTGTGGAGAATCTGTTGCCGACCGCCGATCGGTTCATATTGGTTCATGTTATGCCCAAAATCACCTCCATCCCCACCCCAA TGGGGGATCTTGTGGCGGTCTCGGAGCTTGACGCTGATGTAGTAGCGCTTTATGTTCATGATGTGAAACAGAAGTATGAACAaatttttgttcctttcaaGAAGATGTGTAGAAGAGAGAAG TTTCTTCTACTGGTTGAAACTTTGATTCTGGAGGATGATAATCCTGCCACTGCACTTGTGAGATATGCATCTGAATCTGGGATTAAACACTTGGTTTTGGGTTCTTGTTTTAGGACTTGCATAGCGAG GAGGCTGAAAGGGGATTCAGTACCCTCTGCTATTATGAGAGCTGCTTCTAGGTGTTTTGATATCTATGTTATATATAGGAGAAGAGTCATCACACGAACGGCTACTACTGCTCCATCTAGTG AAACCGACTCGAGGCAGTGGATGCTCGGTGATACCGATTACTATAGGGGTTCGAGTACAGTTAGCGAAAGATCATTTGGAACgctgtcttcttcttccatgtcGAATGTTCATCGAAGGGGCGATAGCCTCGAAGTTAATTCTACCGAGCAATTGAACTCTTTGAGTACTCTAACTGAggag GAAGATATGCAGGCTGAAGTTGAATCGCTGCAGCTAGAATTGGAGAGTACTGTTTCCTTGTACAAACAAGCTTGTGAAGAACTTGTTCATGCTCAGAAGAAG GTTCAGTCACTTACATCCGAATGCCTTGAAGAATCAAGAAAAGTGAACGCTGCTTTGGAAAGGGAACAAGCTTTGAGGAAAGTGGCTGCTGAAGAGAAAGCAAAGCACTTGGAAGCCATTAAGGAGCTTGAGGAGGCAAAGGACTCGCTAGCTAAAGAAGCTTATGAGAGGCAGCTGGCTGAGCTTAATGCCTTAAAGGAGTccttggagaagaagaaaattgttgaTACTCTTCTGACTAATGATAGGAGGTACAGAAGGTATACTACAGCCGAAATAGAAGCTGCAACGAATTTCTTCGATGAAGTTAACGTGATTGGTGAGGGCGGATATGGGAAAGTCTACGTATGCAGTCTCGATCATACCCCGGTAGCCATTAAGGTCTTTCGACACGACATATTCGAGAACAAGGACGAGTTTCTGAAAGAG GTTGAAATTCTGAGCCAGATACGTCATCCACACGTGGTTTTACTGCTCGGAGCTTGCCCCGAGCGAGGTTGCTTAATTTACGAATACATGGAAAATGGAAGCTTAGATGATCATATCTTGCTCCGGAATGGAAAACCTCCCCTCCCGTGGTCTATTAGATTTAGAATAGTTTTTCAAGTAGCGTCTGGGCTTGCCTTCTTACACAATTCAAAGCCAGAGCCTATTATTCATAGAGATCTCAAACCGGGTAATATCTTACTTGATAGAAACTTTGTAAGCAAAATCTCGGATGTTGGAATGGCTAAGATCATCGGCGATATCGTGCCTGACAATGTGACGGAGTATCGAAACACCATTCTTGCTGGGACTCTGCATTACATGGATCCTGAATATCAGAGAACTGGCACACTCCGACCGAAGTCGGATACGTATGCGCTCGGAGTAACAATTCTGCAGTTGTTGACCGGGCGGCAGCCACACGGTCTTCTTCTGGCTGTCGAGAACTCCATCGCAAGCACCTCGCTTGCAGATATTCTAGATAAGTCGATTACTGACTGGCCTGTAGCTGAAGCTGAGGAGCTAGCTGGACTGGCACTAAAGTGCTTGAAGCTTAGATGCAGGGATAGGCCAGATCTTGAAACGGAAGTTCTTCCAGTCCTTAAAAGGCTTGTTGATTTTGCTGATACGTTTCAGAAAGGTGCTGCCAATCCCCCAAGCCACTACTTCTGCCCAATCCTCCAG GAAGTAATGGAGGATCCTTATATAGCCGCCGACGGATTTACTTACGAGTTCGAAGCCATTAAAGCGTGGCTCGAGAAATACGACGTATCGCCCGTGACGAAGCTTAAGCTCCAGCATTCTATGTTTATTCCTAACTATACTCTGCGTTCTGCCATACAAGAGTGGAGGTCAAGACtgacattttcttcttcctaa